In Vespa velutina chromosome 1, iVesVel2.1, whole genome shotgun sequence, the genomic stretch agagagagagagagagaaaattttattttttaataatattaacaatataattttatcattaagtATAATGCGTAAAGAATTCGATGATTTCATAGACATCTTATATATAGGTCACAAGAGTTCATTGGACCATAGATCGTATCGTATATATGGTAAACGTATGATTTGTAGGTATTGAGAAAAGTACAGGCAGAGTTGCTTTCGTTTGCGGATAGTGGAATAAGTATAGTTGAGTTAAGTCACCGTTCGAAAGATTTCGAAAAGATCATCAATGATGCGCAAAATGTTTTGCGAGATTTATTGTAAGtccgaaaaataattttcatttttatcgcattattaaaaaaatatatattacatttgtattattgtatttGTCATTTCACAGAAATATACCAGATAATTATAAGATTTTGTTTATGCAAGGAGGAGGCACAGGATTGTTTGCAGCTATtccattaaatttaatgactACCGGTGCGGCGGATTACATCGTCACTGGTAAATATGTgcaatgtattaaaaatttattatgtaattcttcgtacagaaaaataaaataaaatatatattatgaatatttttaggaTCATGGTCAGCCAAAGCAGCGAAAGAAGCAAGTAAATATGGAAAAGTTAATATGGTTTTACCAAAAGAAGCAAAATATACAGGAATACCGGATCAAAGTACATGGAATTTGGATTCGAAAACAtcttacctttattattgcgCTAATGAGACTATTCATGGTAACTCTGATGGAAACTGAACAAACATGAgcaaatactttttcttttttttttttttacatatatataatgatatttctatataattttaggTGTCGAATGGAATTATATTCCGGAAACAAATGGAGTACCGTTGATTGCCGATATGTCGTCGAACATATTAACGAAACCCTTAGATATTTCGaaagtatataaaacaatgtttttttttctttttctttaataattgcaGTATTATTggatgtataaaatttattatagtttggACTAATCTTTGCTGGCGCACAGAAGAATATCGGACCAGCTGGCGTTACTTTAGTAATTGTACGAGATGATCTTCTCGGTCATGCCATGTCAGTTTGTCCCacaattttaaatttcacCGTCATGGCAAACGATAATTCTTTACACAATACTCCGCCTCTTTTccagtaaatataattaaaatttttttttttatataatcacaTCATTCGGTTTATccgttatttcattatatttattttagaatatattttgtcaATCGAGTATTTAACTGGATAAAAGAACGCGGAGGCGTTGAAACTATGGAACAAAACGCAATTAAAAAGAgtcaaaagatatataatataatcgataaatctgATGGATTTTATAAATGTCCGATCGATATAAATGCACGTAGTAAAATGAATGTTCCATTTAGAATAAAAGACAATGATGAGGAGCtagaaaaagaattccttTCTGGTGCAGTCAGTCGTGGAATGCTTCAGTTAAAGGGTCACAGGTCAATAGAATACATTAAAGAAACATTGTTTTGTTTCTGaactaatgaaaaatgataccAGTAtgagaaatgtaaaaatttactCAAGTGTTCTATTGCAAATATGTTATAGGTCTGTTGGCGGTATACGTGCTTCATTATATAACGCAATTCGAGAAGATGAAGTTGAAGTATTAGCAGAATATATGAAATGGTTTCATAAGCAGCAtactaagaaataaaaactttcATCATCGATGTTATCAGAAAACAGCTTttcaatatcgattttattggtctgtattatttgtaaatacaaGGCTAATGTATATGTtttgtaaaatcgataatatctttcataaaatcaataagaattaatttatattttcactattacaaaaattttgtGAATTATCTTTTACACATTTACATTTTGTTTCAGTTTCAATTCTTTGTTTTGCAAATACTCTATCTAATGCAGTTTCCAAATTAGAATTAGTTCTGCGGATTCTATCTACAACAGCTTTAGCCCActgtaatttaaatatacttaaaaattaattttcttatatatcatTAGTTAATAATAAAGGCTTTGTTGAGGATAAAATTTACCTTAAAGTATTCCCTTACTCTTTCAGGTGTCCAGCAAATTGGAGTACTCTTTTGAAGATCtcgtaaattatataatttatctgcTAGTAATACTAACTTAGCTCTGTGACTTCTTTTAGGTGCATTTTCTATTTGCAAACGTTTACGTTCTTCTTTAGGCAGAGTTTTATCATCAGTTACTTCTTGAACAACTTGACTCACTGTATATCCAAATTCTAGTTCTATCTCATCAAAATTAGTATCTGTATCTTCTACAGTATCATGTAGAAGTGCAGCTAAAATTACAACAGGGTCATATATTTCGCCTTCTTGAACTAAAATGTTTGCAACtcctaaaataataattcattctatATCCTTTTAAATGCTTAATAggtatttcatttatttactaatTATATTTGCTATATCAAACCTATGGGATGATTTATATAAGGTGTTTGTGCAGGATCTTTCCTTCTCTGAGTACTATGTTTTTTTGCAGCAAAATCAGtacatttaataatcaatgataTCAATTGATCATTTGAAAGTCTTGGAATGCAATCATCACAGGGACCACCCTTCTTGAATGGATCAGCATGTGCTATCGTTTTTTCAGTAgtactttcttttatacatatcAGTGGATCTGTCATCGTTGCTAAAAAAACGCTTTTAGTTACATCAAAACGAGTGTCTTTATATGTCTTATACGTCATTATACGTGAAGATgtagtttttatattttcatttaacatgTTAAGttgcaaaagataaaaattactcatttttaacgttatttttttgttattaatgtttcaaaaaaatttcttctactttaagtaaataaagagagacgatatcattctttaaaaaaggttaatgtttactttaattaaaaacatgaaTGTTTTCAATTGTTTTAAACATTGAtgttaatttcataaaatgcATCGATAAAAGTGtaagttatttaataatttgtttaattgtgttctatattataaatgtgcATAAAATTATACCAGATAGATCTCAGCTGATAGTTTCCTATATTGCGCATGTACTTGTATGTACGTTTCGTTACAAGTTATTACTGGATCATGATCGTGACAAAACATAACCTGAAAAGTTTTTGATTAACAATTCTAATCAGTGTTACGTAGTGCGTtgaaaaattgtcaaaatgtctatcaaaagaaaattgacaCAAGAAGATTTAAGAAAGGCTATGAgtgaacataaaaaaaaattagaaatagtGAAGAAGATAGAATCACCTTTAGCaaaatatcctttttattactattttaggTTAAAATTAAGGTTAAgttagttattatattttattttgtttatgtaGAAAcagaattttctattaatgtcCTTAACCATGGTAAACACATATACAGATGCAGGACAATTAATGTGCATTCTCTGTAAATCTATTGTACGCAACGAAACAGTCTGGGTCGTTCATATCAATTCTAAAACACATAAAGAAAATGTGATATTAGCAAAAAAAACGAAGTTAGAAATTGAACGACATTCAACTACTACTGTACCAACTACATTAAGAAGGCCTGGTTCACCATTAGAgggaaatattacaaataagaaaataaaggttaTACTCAAGAATCCTTCTAAACCATCCGCACAATCAAATTTACCAGCagatttttttgataattcttCTAAGCAATCATGCGTCACTTCTACGCCAGTCATGCCTATTACACAAGAATCAAAAAGTTCTTTGGAAGTAACAAATGACGCAGAAAATAGGATACATACagatatagaaaatgatatagacaaagaaaaggagaaagcaaGAGACATAAATCAAGCAGCCTTGCCAGAAGGATTTTTTGATGATCCAATTTTGGATGCTAAAGTAAAGTTTCAGAAAgcatgatttttataaagaatgtctatatttttctattttttttttaggtacgTAATGTTGAATACAAAGATCCAATTGAGGAAGAATgggagaaatttaaaaaagaaatcaaggaGGAAACAGCTCAATCTGCACAAATCATAGCTGATGATCAAGAAGAAGCAACAACAGAGAGGCAGATAGATGAGATAGAAGAACAAATACGATATTGGTCACGGTAAGAATACtgaatacattaaaaataatatttttcccttttattatttttacataaaacttATTTAAAAGGGTAATGGACTTTGTAAAACGAAAGGAACAAGTTCAAGCTACGGATAGAAAACAGGACAATATAGAGGGTGATACGTCCAGCGGTGACGAAGCAGAGTTTGATGAGTTTTTAGATTGGAGAgcaaaaaattcttataaataaaatatatctctgAACTTTGTGTACTTACATtaattagttattataatatataaaatatattaccatagatatatataaaagttatgtttttaaatttcttcaattgctattaatactatttggaagaaagaagatgtaagcctttgaaaagaaagaagatctaAAAGTATGAACAAATGTCACAAAATAGGAAATCTTAAATTAACAACATGTATACAGTGtattaagattttattaaaatgaagtcagaatataattaagtttcaaatacatttggtatacgttatatattatttgttataagctatattaaatgaaatatataatataaagattacAAGGTACGCTAAGCCGCTATTaaagtatatagtatataatatatatatatagtatatatatatgtatatatatatagtatatagtatatatatatatatagtacgttTACAAATCATATCGTAACGATATTTGCTTTCGTTACatgtgatattttataaaatatttaaagttttggaaaagaaaagggattcGCACAAATTTTACCCGCACCTATCCACATCGAGTTCCtaaattctatttctctaAATTAAACATTCCTTCGTTTAACAATTGTCTATgcttttacaatataatttcgatcttgttttatttcttttttactttcaatgATCATTCAAGAAACCGTTCTTAATTTTTTAGAGGCTTAGATGTAACGCGTAATAGAGCTTAATAGTAACTTACTTAATCATAAATTATCATATGAGTAAAAGCGGCCTACGTATATTCGATCAatgtattttatgtatgtgtgaacgttattgaaatgtattatagtatttttttcatcaaccctgccacatatatataaatttatatcggaTCACAATTATACATTATGAGTTGCGTTGgcgtatatctacatatacgaatatatcggtgataaaatatatgaacgtGACTTATCGATCTTCaaaacgatgaagaagaaagtaagCAGAAGTgattataaagagaataatataatattattgcttACAAAGATGTTATACATTTTTGTATAGCCATTTTTGAAAGTAagcaattatttcatatatatatatatcttattattgaATGTAAGACAAAACGAGTATATTTTTCACTTATTTCATACATGATACAATAAAGTGAGAAATTGATCATTACGATATTAGGAATATATCTTTTGTGATAAGTGCATTATGTGACGAGTtaaggagaaaaatagattAGGATCGAGAAAAAATGTCCTCGGTGAAAGGTACCGATTTGCTAGACATTTATATCGTTTTCATTCGATTCTCGTGCTATCTTAAAATACGACTGTCGGA encodes the following:
- the LOC124946387 gene encoding guanosine-3',5'-bis(diphosphate) 3'-pyrophosphohydrolase MESH1 isoform X1 — protein: MRNIGNYQLRSICVFLATMTDPLICIKESTTEKTIAHADPFKKGGPCDDCIPRLSNDQLISLIIKCTDFAAKKHSTQRRKDPAQTPYINHPIGVANILVQEGEIYDPVVILAALLHDTVEDTDTNFDEIELEFGYTVSQVVQEVTDDKTLPKEERKRLQIENAPKRSHRAKLVLLADKLYNLRDLQKSTPICWTPERVREYFKWAKAVVDRIRRTNSNLETALDRVFAKQRIETETKCKCVKDNSQNFCNSENIN
- the LOC124946363 gene encoding phosphoserine aminotransferase isoform X2; amino-acid sequence: MVDQQHDKKERVINFGAGPGKLPEEVLRKVQAELLSFADSGISIVELSHRSKDFEKIINDAQNVLRDLLNIPDNYKILFMQGGGTGLFAAIPLNLMTTGAADYIVTGSWSAKAAKEASKYGKVNMVLPKEAKYTGIPDQSTWNLDSKTSYLYYCANETIHGVEWNYIPETNGVPLIADMSSNILTKPLDISKFGLIFAGAQKNIGPAGVTLVIVRDDLLGHAMSVCPTILNFTVMANDNSLHNTPPLFQIKDNDEELEKEFLSGAVSRGMLQLKGHRSVGGIRASLYNAIREDEVEVLAEYMKWFHKQHTKK
- the LOC124946387 gene encoding guanosine-3',5'-bis(diphosphate) 3'-pyrophosphohydrolase MESH1 isoform X2, with protein sequence MTDPLICIKESTTEKTIAHADPFKKGGPCDDCIPRLSNDQLISLIIKCTDFAAKKHSTQRRKDPAQTPYINHPIGVANILVQEGEIYDPVVILAALLHDTVEDTDTNFDEIELEFGYTVSQVVQEVTDDKTLPKEERKRLQIENAPKRSHRAKLVLLADKLYNLRDLQKSTPICWTPERVREYFKWAKAVVDRIRRTNSNLETALDRVFAKQRIETETKCKCVKDNSQNFCNSENIN
- the LOC124946384 gene encoding zinc finger protein 830, whose amino-acid sequence is MSIKRKLTQEDLRKAMSEHKKKLEIVKKIESPLAKYTDAGQLMCILCKSIVRNETVWVVHINSKTHKENVILAKKTKLEIERHSTTTVPTTLRRPGSPLEGNITNKKIKVILKNPSKPSAQSNLPADFFDNSSKQSCVTSTPVMPITQESKSSLEVTNDAENRIHTDIENDIDKEKEKARDINQAALPEGFFDDPILDAKVRNVEYKDPIEEEWEKFKKEIKEETAQSAQIIADDQEEATTERQIDEIEEQIRYWSRVMDFVKRKEQVQATDRKQDNIEGDTSSGDEAEFDEFLDWRAKNSYK
- the LOC124946363 gene encoding probable phosphoserine aminotransferase isoform X1, with product MVDQQHDKKERVINFGAGPGKLPEEVLRKVQAELLSFADSGISIVELSHRSKDFEKIINDAQNVLRDLLNIPDNYKILFMQGGGTGLFAAIPLNLMTTGAADYIVTGSWSAKAAKEASKYGKVNMVLPKEAKYTGIPDQSTWNLDSKTSYLYYCANETIHGVEWNYIPETNGVPLIADMSSNILTKPLDISKFGLIFAGAQKNIGPAGVTLVIVRDDLLGHAMSVCPTILNFTVMANDNSLHNTPPLFQIYFVNRVFNWIKERGGVETMEQNAIKKSQKIYNIIDKSDGFYKCPIDINARSKMNVPFRIKDNDEELEKEFLSGAVSRGMLQLKGHRSVGGIRASLYNAIREDEVEVLAEYMKWFHKQHTKK